ACAATCAGGCTAACACCATGTTGGGCTACCAGACGTCTCGCCTTGGCCCTGAGTTCCAGGATACTTAGTCCAGGGGTATCATCAATATAAATAGGTGCTTCTGCAAGTTGTTTGGTTTTATGCAATAACTGCTGCCATTCGTGCTCCGCCATGTCGCCTCGCTTGAGTTTTTCACTTTCAAGCTCTGCTTCTGCAGATACAAGACGATTGACCAACTGAACGGAAGACATCTCCAGCGAAAATATGGCCGCAGGTTTGTTGAATTCAATGGCCGCGTTCCTGATCGCGGAAACCACAAAAGCTGTCTTACCCATACCAGGACGTGCTGCAATGATGACCAAGTCCGTTTTTTGCCAACCTGAAGTAACCCGATCCAGTGCCGTAAATCCGGAAGGCACTCCAGTGAGGCCATCTTCCTTATTCTTACGATCCTCTATTTCCTGAATGGCCTGATTCAGCAAAGAACTCATCTTGTCATAGTTCTTTCGAATATGCGACTCAGACACATCAAACAAAGCTTGCTCGGCCTTATCCAATAGTTTGAATACATCAATGGTATCCTCGTAGGCTTCCTGCTGCAATTCTGTTGAAATCTTGATCAACTCCCGTTTGATCGATTGCTCGGAAATGATCCTTGCATGGTATTCAATATTCGCGGCAGAGTTTACTTTGGTCGTTAGGCCTGCGATATAATAAGCCCCACCCACCACTTCAAGGTTTCCAGTCTTTCGAAGTTGGTGTACGACTGTTTTGATATCTACAGGTTCCGTATTGTTGAACAATTCAACAATGGCTTCATAGATCAGTTTATGCGCATCGCGATAAAAACTTGCTGGTTTTAGGATGTCAATTACCGTAGATAAAGCATCACGTTCCAACATCAGCGCTCCTAATACCACTTCCTCAATTTCTACCGCCTGAGGAGGCA
This DNA window, taken from Cytophagales bacterium, encodes the following:
- the dnaB gene encoding replicative DNA helicase; translated protein: MESNKAEALRVNPRTRKTGIQELSNQLGKLPPQAVEIEEVVLGALMLERDALSTVIDILKPASFYRDAHKLIYEAIVELFNNTEPVDIKTVVHQLRKTGNLEVVGGAYYIAGLTTKVNSAANIEYHARIISEQSIKRELIKISTELQQEAYEDTIDVFKLLDKAEQALFDVSESHIRKNYDKMSSLLNQAIQEIEDRKNKEDGLTGVPSGFTALDRVTSGWQKTDLVIIAARPGMGKTAFVVSAIRNAAIEFNKPAAIFSLEMSSVQLVNRLVSAEAELESEKLKRGDMAEHEWQQLLHKTKQLAEAPIYIDDTPGLSILELRAKARRLVAQHGVSLIVIDYLQLMTGDTSKSAGGNREQEIASISRALKGIAKELDVPVIALSQLSRSVETRGGDKRPQLSDLRESGSIEQDADMVMFLYRPEYYGITQSEDGMPLQGTGEVIIAKHRNGRLENVQLKFIGKFTKFADLDGVDMSGGGNETYGNSFPSAGPPNTDFTITLPSKANGNDGPPSNDDVPF